A stretch of the Streptomyces ortus genome encodes the following:
- a CDS encoding SGNH/GDSL hydrolase family protein: MSDSGGGYLRYVALGDSQTEGLGDGDDVTGLRGCADRFAEELAKGSPDVLYANLAVRGRLAGQVRAEQLPPALALRPDVATVVAGMNDLLRPRFDADEAGGHLEAMFAALTGQGARVATVTFPDIGRISPLARPLGRRVVALNSRIREAAGRHGVIIADMSAHEVVTDPRLWSPDRLHASPLGHARIAAAVAHAFGLPGSDDTWTLPLPPGASVPTRLRVVGTELRWVGGFLGPWLVRRVRGRSSGDGRQAKRPELLPPVRLAGRVLD, encoded by the coding sequence ATGTCCGACAGCGGAGGCGGCTACCTGCGGTACGTCGCCCTGGGCGACAGCCAGACCGAAGGGCTCGGTGACGGTGACGACGTGACCGGGCTGCGCGGGTGCGCCGACCGGTTCGCGGAGGAACTGGCGAAGGGGTCCCCGGACGTCCTCTACGCCAATCTCGCCGTCCGCGGGCGCCTCGCCGGACAGGTGCGCGCCGAGCAGCTCCCGCCGGCCCTCGCGCTGCGGCCCGACGTGGCCACCGTGGTCGCCGGGATGAACGACCTGCTGCGGCCCCGCTTCGACGCGGACGAGGCGGGCGGCCACCTGGAGGCGATGTTCGCCGCGCTGACCGGGCAGGGTGCCCGCGTCGCGACGGTCACTTTTCCCGACATCGGCCGGATCAGCCCGCTGGCCCGCCCGCTCGGCCGCCGGGTCGTCGCCCTCAACTCCCGCATCCGGGAAGCGGCCGGACGCCATGGAGTGATCATCGCGGACATGTCCGCCCACGAGGTGGTGACGGACCCCCGGCTGTGGAGTCCGGACCGGCTGCACGCGAGCCCGCTCGGCCATGCGCGGATCGCCGCCGCGGTCGCGCACGCGTTCGGCCTGCCGGGCAGCGACGACACCTGGACGCTGCCCCTGCCGCCCGGTGCGTCGGTGCCCACGCGGCTGCGGGTCGTCGGCACGGAACTGCGTTGGGTCGGCGGCTTCCTGGGACCCTGGCTCGTACGCCGGGTCCGGGGCCGTTCGTCGGGCGACGGCAGGCAGGCCAAACGGCCTGAACTGCTCCCACCGGTCCGCCTCGCCGGACGCGTCCTTGACTGA
- a CDS encoding PadR family transcriptional regulator encodes MALRNAVMAALLEGEASGYDLAKGFEASVANFWMATPQQLYRELERMEGEGLVSARVVQQERRPNKRLFSLTDSGRRVLRAFVTEGPAKPLAIRDELMVKVQCVDIGDTDDIEAVRTAVAERVERSAAKLARYLRMRERMLAGRTEDEHLASADRIGPYLTLQGGIALERGNLQWGETVLKRLAQRVAVLGGPPPAHTDEPGSPIT; translated from the coding sequence ATGGCGTTGCGCAACGCGGTGATGGCCGCGCTTCTGGAGGGCGAGGCGTCCGGATACGACCTCGCCAAGGGCTTCGAGGCCTCGGTCGCGAACTTCTGGATGGCCACCCCCCAGCAGCTCTACCGCGAACTGGAGCGCATGGAGGGCGAGGGGCTGGTCTCCGCCCGCGTCGTCCAGCAGGAGCGCCGGCCCAACAAACGGCTCTTCTCGCTGACCGACTCCGGTCGCCGGGTCCTGCGCGCGTTCGTCACCGAGGGCCCCGCGAAGCCCCTGGCCATCAGGGACGAACTGATGGTCAAGGTGCAGTGCGTCGACATCGGGGACACCGACGACATCGAGGCCGTACGGACCGCGGTCGCCGAGCGCGTCGAACGGTCCGCCGCCAAACTCGCCCGTTATCTACGTATGCGGGAGCGCATGCTGGCCGGCCGTACCGAGGACGAACACCTCGCGTCCGCCGACCGCATCGGCCCCTACCTCACCCTCCAGGGTGGCATCGCCCTGGAACGCGGGAACCTCCAGTGGGGCGAGACCGTCCTGAAGCGCCTCGCACAGCGCGTCGCGGTACTCGGCGGCCCGCCCCCCGCGCACACGGACGAACCGGGCTCCCCGATCACTTAA
- a CDS encoding serine hydrolase domain-containing protein, with protein sequence MHVRARVRTACAACAVFVVLGLTAGPSAASALAAAPPTTSAVRQAVDPATGRALRAALTRLPDDDATAALVRVSGTDGVWRGGAGVHDLPSGREALADGRFRAGSTTKVVTAAVVLQLAAEGRVDLDGHVQTYLPGLLSKAFEPITVRQLLTFTSGLKPGSSLGDVNGEGYERRYETLTPEDVVAASVALGPAFRPDERQNYGNIDYTVLGLLIEKVTGDSYEHQAAVRVLRPAGMRHTSFPGGPDPRIHGPHNRGYQRLADGRLVDATEWNMSDRWAAGDMISTTADLERLLYALFRGRLVPQPLLEKEMFTLPDVPGATMSAGLQRYDMGNGTVLWLKSGARPGYSTLVAATRDLSRTLVYSVNATDAKSEGMNPVAERIVRAAFGGPQG encoded by the coding sequence ATGCACGTCCGTGCCCGAGTCCGTACCGCCTGTGCCGCCTGTGCCGTCTTCGTGGTTCTGGGCCTGACCGCGGGCCCGTCGGCCGCATCCGCCCTCGCCGCCGCCCCGCCCACAACCTCCGCGGTACGTCAGGCCGTGGATCCGGCCACCGGCCGGGCCCTGCGCGCCGCGCTCACGCGGCTCCCGGACGACGACGCGACGGCCGCGCTCGTACGGGTGTCGGGCACGGACGGTGTCTGGCGGGGCGGCGCCGGGGTGCACGATCTGCCGAGTGGGCGCGAGGCGCTGGCGGACGGGCGTTTCCGGGCCGGTTCCACGACCAAGGTGGTCACCGCGGCCGTCGTGCTCCAGCTCGCCGCCGAGGGCCGGGTGGACCTGGACGGGCACGTCCAGACCTACCTCCCCGGCCTCCTCTCGAAGGCCTTCGAGCCCATCACCGTACGGCAGTTGCTCACCTTCACCAGCGGGCTGAAACCGGGCTCGTCGCTGGGGGACGTGAACGGCGAGGGGTACGAGCGGCGGTACGAGACGCTGACACCCGAGGACGTGGTGGCCGCCTCGGTCGCCCTCGGCCCCGCCTTCCGGCCCGACGAGCGGCAGAACTACGGCAACATCGACTACACCGTGCTCGGCCTCCTCATAGAGAAGGTCACCGGCGACTCGTACGAGCACCAGGCGGCGGTAAGGGTCCTGCGGCCGGCCGGGATGCGGCACACGTCCTTCCCCGGTGGCCCCGACCCGCGTATCCACGGACCGCACAACCGCGGCTACCAGCGACTGGCGGACGGCAGGCTGGTGGACGCCACCGAGTGGAACATGTCGGACCGGTGGGCCGCGGGCGACATGATCTCCACGACGGCGGACCTGGAGCGGCTCCTGTACGCGCTGTTCCGGGGCCGGCTGGTCCCCCAGCCCCTCCTGGAGAAGGAGATGTTCACGCTCCCCGACGTGCCGGGCGCCACCATGAGCGCCGGCCTCCAGAGGTACGACATGGGCAACGGCACGGTTCTCTGGCTGAAGTCGGGGGCGCGTCCCGGGTACAGCACGCTCGTGGCGGCCACCCGCGATCTGTCCCGCACACTCGTGTACTCGGTCAACGCGACCGACGCGAAGTCGGAGGGCATGAACCCGGTGGCCGAGCGGATCGTCCGGGCGGCGTTCGGGGGCCCTCAGGGGTGA
- a CDS encoding glycerophosphodiester phosphodiesterase, translated as MRTVTAVAHRGDPYRVRENTLDSLRSALRRGADAVEIDVRPTRDDVPVLLHDATLKRLWEQDRPLRSLSADEVRGLTSGGIPTLEEALKATDEGRLMIDLPGPADARVVRRIIGVVRDFGAEERVYYCAGAAAMLAVRAADPAAEIALTWTSLAPPRPALLDAVRPRWLNYRFGLVDRDLVDRVHRDGYLVSVWTPDTRRSMRRLLEAGVDSITTNRVDTLRTLSPS; from the coding sequence ATGCGTACCGTGACTGCCGTGGCCCATCGCGGCGACCCCTACCGCGTCCGTGAGAACACGCTCGACTCCCTGCGTTCCGCGCTCCGACGGGGCGCGGACGCCGTCGAGATCGACGTCCGGCCGACCCGGGACGACGTGCCCGTGCTGCTGCACGACGCCACGCTGAAGCGGCTGTGGGAACAGGACCGGCCGCTGCGCTCGCTCTCCGCCGACGAGGTGCGGGGGCTGACCTCGGGCGGGATTCCCACGCTGGAGGAGGCCCTCAAGGCGACGGACGAGGGCCGGCTCATGATCGACCTGCCCGGTCCGGCGGACGCCCGCGTCGTCCGCCGGATCATCGGTGTCGTCCGGGACTTCGGCGCCGAGGAGCGCGTGTACTACTGCGCGGGGGCCGCCGCCATGCTCGCCGTCCGCGCGGCCGACCCCGCCGCCGAGATCGCCCTCACCTGGACGAGCCTCGCCCCGCCGCGGCCCGCGCTGCTGGACGCCGTACGGCCCCGGTGGCTCAACTACCGCTTCGGGCTGGTGGACCGCGACCTCGTCGACCGGGTCCACCGAGACGGGTATCTGGTCTCGGTGTGGACGCCCGACACCCGGCGGTCCATGCGGCGGCTCCTCGAGGCGGGCGTCGACTCGATCACGACGAACCGCGTCGACACCCTCCGCACCCTGAGCCCGTCCTGA
- a CDS encoding adenosine deaminase, translated as MLRPKPPPRGPPPAAYDDPRSTAPPHHRTTAPPHDRTTDQPITRRTPARRRSWGGTLTDLHAFIAGLPKAELHVHHVGSASPRIVSELAARHPDSKVPTDPEALVDYFTFTDFAHFIDVYLSVVDLIRTPEDVRLLTYEVARDMARQRIRYAELTLTPFSSTRRGIDEGAFMDAIEDARKAAEADFGTVLRWCFDIPGEAGLESAEETVRLATTDKLRPEGLVSFGLGGPEIGVPRPQFKPYFDRAIAAGLHSVPHAGETTGPQTVWDALTDLRAERIGHGTSSAQDPKLLAHLAEHRVPLEVCPTSNIATRAVRTLDEHPLKAFVDAGVVVTINSDDPPMFGTDLNNEYAVAARLLDLDERGLAELAKNAVDVSFLDAPGKAALSAEIDAYTAGWLAP; from the coding sequence ATGCTAAGGCCCAAGCCTCCCCCGCGCGGCCCGCCGCCCGCGGCCTACGATGATCCTCGAAGCACCGCACCACCGCACCACCGCACCACCGCACCACCGCATGACCGCACCACCGATCAGCCGATCACCCGCCGCACCCCGGCCCGGCGCCGTTCCTGGGGAGGAACCTTGACCGACCTGCACGCCTTCATCGCCGGACTGCCCAAGGCCGAACTGCACGTCCACCACGTCGGCTCCGCCTCCCCCCGGATCGTCTCCGAGCTGGCGGCCCGCCACCCCGACTCCAAGGTGCCCACGGACCCCGAGGCCCTGGTCGACTACTTCACGTTCACGGACTTCGCCCACTTCATCGACGTGTACCTGTCCGTCGTGGACCTCATCCGCACCCCCGAGGACGTCCGCCTCCTCACGTACGAGGTCGCCCGCGACATGGCCCGGCAGCGGATCCGCTACGCCGAGCTGACGCTCACGCCGTTCTCGTCGACCCGCCGCGGTATCGACGAGGGCGCCTTCATGGACGCCATCGAGGACGCCCGCAAGGCCGCCGAAGCCGACTTCGGCACCGTCCTGCGCTGGTGCTTCGACATCCCCGGCGAGGCTGGACTCGAATCCGCCGAGGAGACGGTCCGGCTCGCCACCACCGACAAGCTCCGCCCGGAGGGCCTGGTCTCCTTCGGGCTCGGCGGCCCCGAGATCGGCGTACCCCGGCCGCAGTTCAAGCCGTACTTCGACCGGGCGATCGCGGCCGGCCTGCACTCCGTGCCGCACGCGGGCGAGACGACGGGCCCGCAGACGGTCTGGGACGCACTGACGGACCTGCGCGCCGAGCGCATCGGCCACGGCACCAGCTCCGCCCAGGATCCCAAGCTCCTCGCGCACCTCGCCGAGCACCGCGTCCCGCTGGAGGTGTGCCCCACCTCGAACATCGCCACCCGCGCGGTCCGCACCCTCGACGAGCACCCCCTCAAGGCGTTCGTGGACGCGGGCGTCGTCGTCACGATCAACTCCGACGACCCGCCGATGTTCGGCACCGACCTCAACAACGAGTACGCCGTCGCCGCCCGCCTCCTCGACCTCGACGAGCGGGGTCTGGCCGAGCTCGCCAAGAACGCCGTCGACGTCTCCTTCCTGGACGCCCCCGGCAAGGCGGCCCTGTCCGCGGAGATCGACGCGTACACCGCCGGGTGGCTCGCGCCCTGA
- a CDS encoding DUF4190 domain-containing protein — MAPSNGLGTASLVLGIVAAVGFCLWPVALVCGVLALVFGGIGRGRARRGQATNAGQALAGIICGAVGVALGIAFLVVILVLSDTENDDSGTGGEGFSTSLTAAG, encoded by the coding sequence ATGGCGCCGAGCAATGGGCTGGGGACCGCGTCGCTGGTGCTCGGGATCGTCGCGGCGGTCGGGTTCTGCCTGTGGCCGGTGGCGCTCGTGTGCGGGGTTCTCGCGCTGGTCTTCGGGGGGATCGGGCGGGGGAGGGCTCGGCGGGGGCAGGCGACGAATGCGGGGCAGGCGTTGGCGGGGATCATCTGCGGGGCGGTCGGTGTCGCGCTGGGCATCGCCTTCCTGGTGGTGATCCTGGTCCTGTCGGACACGGAGAACGATGACTCGGGGACGGGCGGCGAGGGCTTCAGCACGTCGTTGACGGCGGCCGGGTGA
- a CDS encoding NADAR family protein — MGEIQAGITSREALVSAVRAGAKVKYLYFWGHRPRADGRIGSSCLSQWWPSPFTVDGVEYRTAEHWMMARKARLFGDAEAERRALDAPNPALAKKAGRLVRGFDEGVWERERFGIVVEGSVAKFASDDELRGFLVGTGERSEMGVPPAEGWGRVLVEASPVDRVWGIGLAADDERASDPARWLGPNLLGFALMAARRRLQAA, encoded by the coding sequence ATGGGGGAGATCCAAGCGGGGATCACGTCCCGGGAGGCGCTGGTCAGCGCGGTCCGGGCCGGGGCGAAGGTCAAGTACCTGTACTTCTGGGGGCACCGGCCGCGGGCCGACGGGCGGATCGGGTCGAGCTGTCTGAGCCAGTGGTGGCCGTCGCCGTTCACGGTGGACGGGGTGGAGTACCGCACGGCGGAGCACTGGATGATGGCGCGCAAGGCGCGGCTCTTCGGTGACGCGGAGGCAGAGCGGCGGGCGCTGGACGCGCCGAATCCGGCGCTCGCGAAGAAGGCGGGGCGGCTGGTCCGGGGGTTCGACGAGGGCGTGTGGGAGCGGGAGCGGTTCGGGATCGTGGTGGAGGGAAGCGTGGCGAAGTTCGCGTCCGACGACGAACTCCGCGGGTTCCTGGTGGGGACCGGCGAGCGAAGCGAGATGGGGGTCCCCCCGGCCGAAGGGTGGGGGAGGGTCTTGGTCGAGGCCAGCCCCGTGGACCGGGTCTGGGGCATCGGGCTGGCCGCGGACGACGAACGGGCGTCCGACCCGGCGCGCTGGCTGGGCCCGAACTTGTTGGGCTTCGCCCTGATGGCAGCGAGGAGACGCTTGCAGGCGGCCTGA
- a CDS encoding gamma-aminobutyraldehyde dehydrogenase, producing MHSPGHRFRARDRFADGAQYIAGRPANGTSGRGHTVVDPATGDDLHTYELAGPADVDAAVEAAREAFPGWSGATPGERSDALHRFAAVLAERAEEFAQAESLQCGKPIKLSRDFDVPGTIDNTAFFAGAARQLQGQSAGEYSGDHTSYVRREPIGVVGSIAPWNYPLQMAAWKVLPAIAAGNTIVLKPAELTPFTSLLFAEAATAAGIPDGVVNIVTGAGRDAGEHLVGHPDVVMTSFTGSTAVGRRVAEIATATVKRLHLELGGKAPFVVFDDADLEAAVHGAVAGALINTGQDCTAATRAYVQRPLYEEFVSRTAELMESVRLGDPFAPDTDLGPLISVAQRDRVAGFVDRARSYARVVTGGEIPKGLEHGAYYRPTLIADAAQDSEIVQSEIFGPVLVVVPFDSDDEGIRLANDTPYGLAASAWSRDVYRANRATREIRAGCVWVNDHIPIISEMPHGGYKASGFGKDMSSYSFEEYTQIKHVMFDNTAVARKDWHRTIFGDR from the coding sequence ATGCACAGTCCGGGCCATCGCTTCCGAGCGCGGGACCGCTTCGCGGACGGCGCCCAGTACATCGCGGGCCGGCCGGCCAACGGCACGTCAGGCCGCGGCCACACCGTCGTCGACCCCGCTACCGGCGACGACCTCCACACGTACGAGCTGGCCGGCCCGGCGGACGTGGACGCGGCGGTCGAGGCCGCGCGGGAGGCGTTCCCCGGCTGGTCCGGCGCCACCCCGGGCGAGCGCTCCGACGCCCTGCACCGCTTCGCCGCCGTGCTCGCCGAGCGCGCCGAGGAGTTCGCACAGGCGGAGTCCCTGCAGTGCGGCAAGCCGATCAAGCTCAGCAGGGACTTCGACGTCCCGGGCACGATCGACAACACCGCCTTCTTCGCGGGCGCGGCACGGCAACTTCAGGGGCAGTCCGCCGGTGAGTACTCCGGCGACCACACCTCGTACGTACGGAGGGAGCCGATCGGGGTCGTCGGCTCCATCGCCCCCTGGAACTATCCCCTCCAGATGGCCGCCTGGAAGGTCCTCCCGGCGATCGCCGCCGGCAACACGATCGTCCTCAAGCCCGCCGAGCTGACCCCCTTCACCTCCCTCCTGTTCGCCGAGGCGGCGACCGCGGCCGGCATCCCGGACGGGGTCGTCAACATCGTCACGGGGGCGGGCAGGGACGCCGGTGAGCACCTGGTCGGGCACCCGGACGTCGTCATGACCTCCTTCACCGGGTCCACCGCCGTCGGCAGGCGCGTCGCGGAGATCGCCACCGCCACCGTCAAGCGCCTCCACCTGGAACTCGGCGGCAAGGCCCCCTTCGTGGTCTTCGACGACGCCGACCTGGAGGCCGCCGTGCACGGCGCGGTCGCGGGCGCGCTCATCAACACGGGCCAGGACTGCACGGCCGCCACGCGCGCGTACGTGCAGAGGCCCCTCTACGAAGAGTTCGTCTCCAGGACCGCGGAGCTGATGGAGAGCGTCCGGCTCGGCGACCCGTTCGCCCCGGACACCGACCTCGGGCCGCTGATCTCCGTCGCCCAGCGCGACCGGGTCGCCGGGTTCGTCGACCGGGCGCGCTCCTACGCGCGCGTGGTCACCGGCGGCGAGATCCCGAAGGGCCTTGAGCACGGCGCGTACTACCGGCCGACCCTGATCGCCGACGCCGCGCAGGACAGCGAGATCGTGCAGTCCGAGATCTTCGGCCCGGTCCTGGTGGTCGTCCCCTTCGACAGCGACGACGAAGGCATCCGCCTCGCCAACGACACCCCGTACGGTCTCGCGGCCTCCGCCTGGAGCCGTGACGTGTACCGGGCGAACCGGGCCACGCGCGAGATCAGGGCGGGCTGTGTCTGGGTCAACGACCACATCCCGATCATCAGCGAGATGCCCCACGGCGGGTACAAGGCGTCCGGCTTCGGCAAGGACATGTCCTCGTACTCGTTCGAGGAGTACACACAGATCAAGCACGTCATGTTCGACAACACCGCGGTGGCCAGGAAGGACTGGCACCGCACGATCTTCGGGGACCGTTAG
- a CDS encoding polyamine ABC transporter substrate-binding protein, with the protein MEQYEPDQLSPARLAAVRRGLRNGRASLSRRSLLRASTGGALALGGLGTLSACGIPAAKNTAGVSSEDHSAKEKRINFSNWTEYMDVDDSEKRHPTLDTFAERTGIKVKYTEDINDNVEFFGKLKPQLAAGQDTGRDLICVTDWLAARLIRFGWVQKLDASNLPHAYANLSQQFRTPDWDPGRAYSYPWTGIPTVIAYNKKALDGVEVTSLSDMLDNPKLKGRIAFLSEMRDSIGMTLLDLGKDPAKFTDDDFDAAIARLQKAVDKGQIRRFTGNDYTSDLTKGDLAACVAWAGDVVQLKADSPDIDFVIPDSGYMISSDNLLVPNKARHKANAERLIDYYYEPRPAAQLAAYINYVCPVDGVKAELAKIDKSAADNPLIIPDAAMAGASHAFRSLSAKEETAYEEKFAKLTGA; encoded by the coding sequence ATGGAGCAGTACGAGCCCGACCAACTGTCCCCGGCCCGACTGGCCGCCGTGCGGCGCGGCCTGCGCAACGGCAGGGCCTCCCTCAGCCGCCGTTCGCTGCTGCGCGCCTCGACGGGCGGCGCACTCGCCCTCGGCGGACTCGGGACCCTGAGCGCCTGCGGGATCCCGGCCGCGAAGAACACCGCGGGCGTCTCGTCCGAGGACCACTCGGCGAAGGAGAAGCGGATCAACTTCTCCAACTGGACCGAGTACATGGACGTCGACGACAGCGAGAAGCGGCACCCGACGCTCGACACGTTCGCCGAACGCACCGGCATCAAGGTCAAGTACACCGAGGACATCAACGACAACGTCGAGTTCTTCGGCAAGCTCAAGCCGCAGCTCGCGGCGGGCCAGGACACCGGGCGCGACCTCATCTGCGTCACCGACTGGCTGGCCGCCCGGCTGATCCGGTTCGGCTGGGTGCAGAAACTGGACGCGTCCAACCTGCCGCACGCCTACGCCAACCTCTCCCAGCAGTTCCGCACCCCCGACTGGGACCCGGGACGCGCCTACTCGTATCCCTGGACCGGTATCCCCACCGTCATCGCCTACAACAAGAAGGCGCTGGACGGTGTGGAGGTCACGTCCCTCTCCGACATGCTCGACAACCCCAAGCTCAAGGGGCGCATCGCCTTCCTCTCCGAGATGCGCGACAGCATCGGGATGACGCTGCTCGATCTCGGCAAGGACCCGGCGAAGTTCACCGACGACGACTTCGACGCGGCGATCGCCCGGCTGCAGAAGGCCGTCGACAAGGGCCAGATCCGCCGCTTCACCGGCAACGACTACACGTCCGACCTCACCAAGGGCGACCTCGCGGCCTGTGTCGCCTGGGCCGGTGACGTCGTCCAGCTCAAGGCGGACAGCCCGGACATCGACTTCGTCATCCCGGACAGCGGCTACATGATCTCCTCGGACAACCTGCTGGTCCCCAACAAGGCGCGGCACAAGGCCAACGCCGAGCGGCTCATCGACTACTACTACGAGCCCCGCCCCGCCGCGCAGCTGGCCGCGTACATCAACTACGTCTGTCCCGTCGACGGTGTGAAGGCCGAACTGGCGAAGATCGACAAGTCGGCGGCCGACAACCCGCTGATCATTCCCGACGCCGCCATGGCGGGCGCGTCCCACGCCTTCCGCTCGCTGAGCGCGAAGGAAGAGACGGCGTACGAAGAGAAGTTCGCGAAGCTGACGGGGGCGTGA
- a CDS encoding ABC transporter ATP-binding protein, translating into MRLSGISKTYGSFTAVRPLDLTVPQGSFFALLGASGCGKTTTLRMIAGLEEPSSGTVFLGTQDVTNLPPYKRPVNTVFQSYALFPHLDIFENVAFGLRRRGIKSVKKQVGEMLDLVQLGEQARKKPHQLSGGQQQRVAVARALINTPKVLLLDEPLGALDLKLRRQMQLELKRIQTEVGITFIHVTHDQEEAMTMADSVAVMNAGRVEQLGSPADLYENPQTTFVANFLGTSNLIEAEVDARSGDEIVLRAGDCKLVLPGARCSASTTTGGKVLVGVRPEKISLTHADEAGEIPAGRNRITGTIADSSFIGVSTQYVIDSPVCPEFEVYAQNIDRDPRLVPGAEVVLHWNPAHTFGLDAGQDIDAGIETVGPDEGVAA; encoded by the coding sequence GTGCGCCTCTCCGGCATCAGCAAGACCTACGGCTCCTTCACCGCCGTCCGGCCGCTCGATCTGACCGTGCCCCAGGGGTCGTTCTTCGCCCTCCTGGGCGCGTCGGGCTGCGGCAAGACCACCACCCTGCGCATGATCGCCGGCCTGGAGGAACCTTCCTCCGGAACGGTCTTCCTCGGCACGCAGGACGTGACGAACCTGCCCCCCTACAAGCGGCCCGTGAACACCGTCTTCCAGTCGTACGCCCTCTTCCCGCACCTCGACATCTTCGAGAACGTCGCCTTCGGGCTGCGCCGGCGCGGCATCAAGTCGGTGAAGAAGCAGGTCGGCGAGATGCTCGACCTGGTCCAGCTCGGCGAGCAGGCCCGCAAGAAGCCGCACCAGCTCTCCGGCGGCCAGCAGCAGCGCGTCGCCGTCGCCCGCGCGCTGATCAACACCCCCAAGGTGCTCCTCCTCGACGAGCCCCTCGGCGCCCTCGACCTCAAGCTGCGCCGCCAGATGCAGCTGGAGCTCAAGCGCATCCAGACCGAGGTCGGCATCACCTTCATCCATGTCACGCACGACCAGGAGGAGGCCATGACGATGGCGGACTCGGTCGCCGTGATGAACGCGGGCCGGGTCGAGCAGCTCGGCTCGCCCGCCGACCTCTACGAGAACCCGCAGACCACCTTCGTCGCCAACTTCCTCGGCACCTCCAACCTCATCGAGGCCGAGGTCGACGCCAGGAGCGGCGACGAGATCGTCCTCAGGGCGGGTGACTGCAAGCTCGTCCTGCCCGGAGCGCGATGTTCGGCGTCCACCACGACCGGTGGAAAGGTCCTGGTCGGGGTCCGCCCCGAGAAGATCAGCCTCACGCACGCCGACGAGGCCGGCGAGATCCCGGCGGGCCGCAACCGCATCACCGGCACGATCGCCGACTCCAGTTTCATCGGCGTCTCCACGCAGTACGTCATCGACAGCCCGGTCTGCCCGGAGTTCGAGGTCTACGCCCAGAACATCGACCGCGACCCCCGGCTCGTACCCGGCGCGGAGGTCGTCCTGCACTGGAACCCGGCGCACACCTTCGGCCTCGACGCCGGCCAGGACATCGACGCGGGCATCGAGACCGTCGGGCCGGACGAGGGGGTGGCGGCCTGA
- a CDS encoding ABC transporter permease encodes MATVTEAPPLAPAPAPKERPPRKRGRLTPYWLLLPGILWLVVFFALPMVYQASTSVQTGSLEDGYQVTWHFATYWDAVADYWPQFLRSIAYAGTATMLCLLLGYPLAYLIAFRAGRWRNLILILVIAPFFTSFLIRTLAWKTILADSGPVVGALNTLHVLDVTSWLGITAGDRVLATPLAVICGLTYNFLPFMILPLYTSLERIDGRLHEAAGDLYARPFTTFRKVTFPLSMPGVVSGTLLTFIPASGDYVNADLLGSTDTRMVGNVIQTQFLRILDYPTAAALSFLLMAGILAIVTLYIRKSGTEDLV; translated from the coding sequence ATGGCGACGGTTACCGAAGCGCCACCCCTGGCGCCCGCGCCCGCCCCGAAGGAGCGCCCTCCTCGGAAGAGAGGCCGCCTCACCCCGTACTGGCTGCTGCTCCCCGGCATCCTCTGGCTGGTCGTCTTCTTCGCGCTGCCGATGGTCTACCAGGCGTCCACGTCCGTGCAGACGGGCTCCCTGGAGGACGGCTACCAGGTCACCTGGCACTTCGCGACGTACTGGGACGCGGTGGCCGACTACTGGCCGCAGTTCCTGCGCTCCATCGCCTACGCCGGCACCGCCACGATGCTGTGTCTGCTGCTCGGTTACCCGCTCGCGTATCTCATCGCGTTCCGCGCGGGCCGCTGGCGCAACCTGATCCTGATCCTGGTCATCGCGCCCTTCTTCACCAGCTTCCTGATCCGCACGCTCGCCTGGAAGACGATCCTCGCGGACAGCGGCCCGGTCGTCGGTGCCCTCAACACGCTCCACGTCCTGGACGTCACCAGCTGGCTCGGCATCACCGCGGGCGACCGCGTCCTGGCCACCCCGCTCGCGGTGATCTGCGGCCTCACGTACAACTTCCTGCCGTTCATGATCCTGCCGCTCTACACCTCCCTCGAACGCATCGACGGGCGGCTGCACGAGGCGGCCGGTGATCTGTACGCGCGGCCCTTCACGACCTTCCGCAAGGTGACGTTCCCGCTGTCGATGCCCGGCGTCGTCTCCGGGACACTGCTCACGTTCATCCCGGCGAGCGGCGACTACGTGAACGCCGATCTGCTCGGCTCCACCGACACCCGCATGGTCGGAAACGTCATCCAGACGCAGTTCCTGCGCATTCTCGACTATCCGACGGCCGCCGCTCTCTCCTTCCTCCTCATGGCGGGAATTCTGGCGATCGTCACGCTCTACATCCGCAAGTCCGGGACGGAGGATCTGGTCTAG